A portion of the uncultured Bacteroides sp. genome contains these proteins:
- a CDS encoding TonB-dependent receptor gives MKNVKKRIRRVSCIFLILLISSAVAYAQNGNVIKGIVVDSKNEPVIGASIVVKGHASIGTIADLYGGFTLNVPNANSTIIVSYIGMLSREIKATPNKQLKVVLEDDNVQLGEIVVVGYGQQKKASVVGAITQTSGKVLERAGGVSDIGAALTGNLPGVITTQGTGMPGAEEPKIVIRGASSWNNSDPLVLVDGIERPMSSVDITSVQSISVLKDASATAVYGVKGANGVILITTKRGTEGSAKIDIGFNATMKSPSKLPNKLDSYDALMARNVAIENELGLSPGSWAHIRPQSFIENYRNQSTVEQRERYPNVDWQKALFKDQTMSYGANVNVSGGTKFVKYFASADYVHEGDLFRVYDNGRNYNSGYGYDRLNVRSNLDFNITKTTVFKMNLSGSNGVRKSPWNNVGNDEWQIGQQWAGAYNIAPDVFLPQYSDGTWGYYPDGTNVSNSAQNFSTGGTMKTTTTRINTDFILEQNLSFITKGLSAKGTVSWDNIFVENKRGINDLYNASPTKWINPETGQVIYGQSFEANNGFDWMQGVNWSTSPGEVDNGATVRNLYYQAQINWARDFGKHGITAMGLFSRQENARGSVMPTYREDWAFRTTYNYADRYFLEYNGAYNGSEKFSKENRFAFFNSGAIGWMLSEEKFMSFSKKWLDMLKLRVSYGEIGDDNLGGDAFDSKRRWLYMTQWAYGGHSSIDLNHAESIYTWYRESAIGNKDVKWETVKKFNFGVDYSFLDGLIAGGIEIFEDNRSDVLVWGSDRAIPSYFGGTAPTINKGKVRTNGYELELRLNKTFRNQLRLWSNFSMTHAKNRIIMKDDQALRPGYQKAAGYSINQSKSYIDAGFIENYDQLYGSPVHDANDADKLPGDYYIVDFNGDGVVDNKDQAPYGYSSTPQNTFNATLGFEWKGFSAFVQFYGVTNVTRDVPLGSFGGRMNTVYDTGTWWSKDASNADVTVPRWLSTPSYNTGTKSLYDGSYIRLKNAEVAYTFDKGWVKKIGINNLKIYLNGNNLWLWTRMPDDREANLSGAGSLGAYPTVKRYNLGIKITL, from the coding sequence ATGAAAAATGTAAAAAAACGAATTCGAAGAGTTTCTTGCATATTTCTAATTCTGTTGATAAGCAGTGCTGTTGCTTATGCGCAAAATGGGAATGTAATCAAAGGAATTGTAGTTGATTCAAAAAATGAACCTGTAATTGGAGCAAGTATTGTAGTGAAAGGGCATGCTTCAATAGGAACAATAGCAGACTTATATGGGGGGTTTACGCTGAATGTTCCTAATGCTAATTCCACTATTATTGTATCTTATATAGGTATGCTCTCTCGAGAAATTAAAGCAACGCCTAATAAACAGTTGAAAGTTGTTCTGGAAGACGACAATGTGCAATTGGGAGAGATCGTCGTTGTGGGTTATGGCCAGCAGAAAAAGGCCAGTGTGGTAGGTGCTATCACGCAAACTAGCGGTAAAGTGTTGGAACGTGCAGGCGGTGTGTCTGATATTGGTGCGGCATTAACCGGTAATTTACCGGGTGTGATAACGACTCAAGGCACAGGTATGCCTGGTGCGGAAGAACCGAAAATAGTAATTCGAGGTGCCAGTTCATGGAATAACAGCGATCCATTGGTATTGGTAGATGGAATCGAACGTCCAATGAGTTCCGTGGACATTACCTCCGTACAAAGTATTTCTGTTCTTAAAGATGCTTCTGCTACAGCTGTATATGGGGTGAAAGGAGCCAATGGGGTTATCTTAATCACCACTAAACGTGGAACAGAAGGTAGCGCGAAAATAGATATAGGATTTAATGCAACAATGAAATCACCTTCAAAGCTTCCAAATAAATTGGATTCTTATGATGCGCTGATGGCACGTAATGTTGCGATAGAAAATGAGTTGGGATTAAGTCCTGGCTCATGGGCGCACATCAGGCCGCAATCTTTTATAGAGAACTATCGTAATCAGTCAACCGTAGAGCAACGTGAACGTTACCCGAACGTTGATTGGCAAAAAGCGTTGTTCAAAGACCAGACAATGTCTTATGGCGCAAACGTAAATGTGAGTGGTGGAACTAAATTCGTGAAATATTTCGCATCTGCGGATTATGTTCACGAAGGAGACTTGTTTCGCGTCTATGATAATGGTCGTAATTACAATTCAGGTTATGGTTATGATCGCCTCAATGTTCGTAGTAACCTCGATTTTAATATTACGAAAACCACTGTGTTCAAAATGAATTTATCAGGTTCAAATGGCGTTAGGAAATCTCCTTGGAATAATGTAGGCAATGATGAATGGCAAATAGGACAGCAGTGGGCCGGTGCTTATAACATTGCTCCTGATGTGTTTCTTCCACAATATTCCGATGGAACTTGGGGATATTATCCGGATGGTACTAATGTATCCAACTCTGCGCAGAACTTCTCTACCGGAGGAACCATGAAAACCACCACGACCCGTATTAACACGGATTTTATCTTAGAACAAAATTTGAGTTTTATAACAAAAGGTTTATCGGCAAAAGGTACCGTTTCTTGGGATAATATTTTTGTAGAGAATAAGAGAGGTATTAATGATTTGTACAATGCCTCACCAACAAAATGGATAAATCCTGAAACGGGTCAAGTAATATATGGCCAGAGCTTCGAAGCGAATAATGGATTCGACTGGATGCAAGGCGTGAATTGGTCTACTTCTCCCGGAGAGGTTGATAATGGTGCGACAGTACGTAATCTTTATTACCAGGCACAAATAAACTGGGCGCGTGATTTTGGAAAACATGGCATCACAGCCATGGGGTTGTTTAGCCGTCAAGAAAATGCCAGAGGTAGCGTTATGCCAACCTATCGTGAAGACTGGGCATTCCGTACTACCTACAACTATGCCGACAGATATTTCCTTGAATATAACGGAGCTTATAATGGGTCAGAAAAGTTTAGCAAAGAAAATCGTTTCGCCTTTTTCAATTCGGGCGCTATCGGATGGATGCTCTCGGAAGAGAAATTCATGAGTTTCTCTAAGAAATGGTTAGATATGTTGAAGTTAAGGGTTTCTTACGGTGAAATTGGAGATGATAATCTCGGAGGAGATGCTTTTGACTCGAAGAGGCGTTGGCTTTATATGACTCAATGGGCCTATGGAGGGCATTCATCAATTGATTTGAACCATGCGGAAAGTATTTATACTTGGTACCGAGAATCGGCCATAGGCAATAAAGATGTAAAATGGGAAACAGTTAAGAAGTTCAATTTTGGCGTGGATTATTCATTCCTTGATGGCTTGATTGCCGGTGGTATAGAGATATTTGAGGATAATCGTTCGGATGTTTTGGTTTGGGGATCAGACCGCGCGATACCCTCTTATTTTGGCGGAACGGCACCGACTATTAATAAAGGTAAAGTGCGAACGAATGGCTATGAATTGGAGTTGCGTTTGAATAAAACGTTTAGAAATCAATTGCGTTTGTGGAGTAATTTTAGTATGACTCATGCTAAAAACAGAATAATAATGAAAGATGATCAAGCATTAAGACCCGGCTATCAAAAAGCGGCCGGATATAGTATCAATCAATCTAAATCATACATTGATGCCGGATTTATTGAAAACTATGATCAATTGTACGGTAGTCCCGTTCATGATGCCAATGATGCCGATAAATTGCCGGGCGACTATTACATTGTCGATTTCAATGGAGATGGAGTTGTCGATAATAAAGACCAGGCTCCATACGGATATTCCAGCACTCCGCAGAACACGTTTAATGCGACTCTTGGATTTGAATGGAAAGGTTTTAGTGCGTTTGTTCAATTCTATGGAGTTACGAACGTAACCCGTGATGTGCCATTGGGGAGCTTTGGCGGTAGAATGAATACGGTATACGATACGGGCACATGGTGGTCCAAGGACGCTTCTAATGCGGATGTTACTGTACCTCGTTGGCTGTCAACTCCAAGTTACAATACGGGTACTAAATCTTTGTATGACGGCTCTTACATCCGTCTTAAAAACGCGGAAGTTGCTTACACTTTTGATAAGGGATGGGTAAAGAAAATAGGTATCAATAATTTGAAGATATACTTAAATGGAAATAACCTTTGGTTGTGGACCAGAATGCCCGATGACCGTGAGGCGAACTTGTCAGGAGCCGGTTCTTTAGGGGCTTATCCAACCGTGAAACGTTATAATTTAGGTATTAAAATCACGTTATAA
- a CDS encoding RagB/SusD family nutrient uptake outer membrane protein translates to MKRINNTFLWTGLFSLILLGACLVSCEDYLDKEPESTVSSDDAFKNFRNFQGYIEEIYNCIPDKEKCNYCTTWNWGDDEILNTEPTNFMTHQVDLGNFRAWQSTGEWLYNNRSNPTSTNKFDHSLWPHAWYCIRKANMGLANLDKLTTATEEEKKLIEGQLYFFRAWWHLELIQYFGGLPYVDQVQNATTELTMPRLSYQECADKVAADFRKAADLLPIDWDKTNVGKDTEGKNQLRINKIMALGYLGKNYLWAGSPLMKNGAQLGGAQTYNYDEAYCKKAAEAFGELLTLVEKGQTQYALAEYKYKDIYNHEKASDAKTCFSDIFYTKRQNWLMPGTVEAIFRGPSPDYNGTNWNVSKLFGPKVAGLVPQDNVIHQPTANLVNMYGMANGLPLDDPNSGFDPNHPFKDRDPRFYHDIVFDGFHYVYGTISTAQEPYRYCELFTGGNMRPIDKASRTGYFIQKLVPHTCNEGDKDYDWGANLHCYLPYMRLGDIYLMYAEACAAFGGAQGKASNCLLTAENAINKIRERCGAASVAVSYLADNHKFMDEIRRERAVELAFEGFRFNDLQRWLLLTESPYKTKTSQEFDRMENANFFKENDPKDARVANFRQEVILTRVFGTKHYWFPLPDNDVYLYPGFGQNPGW, encoded by the coding sequence ATGAAAAGAATAAATAACACTTTTTTATGGACGGGTCTTTTCTCTCTTATTCTTCTGGGGGCGTGCTTGGTTTCTTGTGAAGATTATTTGGATAAAGAGCCTGAATCCACAGTGTCCAGTGATGACGCGTTCAAGAATTTCCGGAACTTTCAAGGGTATATTGAAGAAATTTATAATTGTATACCCGATAAAGAAAAATGTAACTATTGCACTACATGGAACTGGGGTGATGATGAGATCCTCAATACGGAGCCTACCAATTTCATGACGCATCAAGTCGATCTTGGCAATTTTCGGGCTTGGCAATCAACAGGAGAGTGGTTATATAATAATAGAAGTAATCCTACTTCTACTAATAAGTTCGATCACTCTTTGTGGCCGCATGCTTGGTATTGCATTCGTAAGGCAAATATGGGACTTGCTAATTTAGATAAACTTACCACAGCCACAGAGGAAGAAAAGAAACTAATTGAGGGTCAATTGTATTTCTTTCGCGCATGGTGGCATTTGGAACTGATACAGTATTTTGGTGGTTTGCCCTATGTGGATCAGGTGCAAAATGCAACTACAGAGTTAACAATGCCGCGCTTATCTTACCAGGAATGTGCTGATAAAGTTGCTGCAGATTTTAGAAAGGCGGCTGATCTGTTACCTATTGATTGGGACAAAACGAATGTGGGTAAAGATACAGAGGGGAAGAATCAACTTCGTATTAACAAGATCATGGCCTTGGGCTATCTGGGCAAAAACTATCTATGGGCTGGTAGTCCGTTGATGAAAAATGGAGCTCAACTTGGAGGTGCGCAGACTTATAATTATGATGAAGCATATTGCAAAAAAGCGGCAGAAGCTTTTGGAGAACTCTTAACTTTAGTGGAAAAGGGGCAGACACAATATGCGTTAGCTGAATATAAATATAAAGATATCTATAACCATGAAAAAGCATCTGATGCTAAAACCTGTTTCTCTGATATCTTTTACACAAAACGGCAAAATTGGTTGATGCCTGGAACTGTAGAAGCGATTTTCAGAGGTCCATCGCCTGACTACAATGGCACTAACTGGAATGTGTCAAAGCTTTTTGGGCCTAAAGTTGCCGGTCTTGTGCCGCAAGATAATGTAATTCATCAGCCTACAGCCAATCTTGTGAATATGTATGGTATGGCTAACGGGCTTCCTCTGGATGATCCAAACTCAGGTTTCGATCCAAATCATCCATTCAAGGACCGTGACCCACGCTTCTATCATGATATCGTATTCGATGGTTTCCACTACGTGTATGGCACCATAAGTACGGCACAAGAGCCTTATCGTTATTGTGAACTTTTTACCGGAGGTAATATGAGGCCGATTGACAAGGCGAGTCGTACCGGATATTTTATTCAGAAATTGGTGCCCCATACTTGTAACGAAGGTGATAAGGATTATGATTGGGGTGCAAATTTACATTGTTATTTGCCATACATGCGTTTGGGTGATATTTATTTAATGTATGCGGAAGCATGTGCAGCATTTGGTGGTGCCCAAGGGAAAGCTTCAAATTGTTTACTGACAGCAGAGAATGCTATTAATAAAATTCGCGAACGCTGTGGCGCTGCTTCGGTGGCTGTTTCTTATTTGGCCGATAATCACAAATTCATGGATGAGATTCGTCGTGAACGTGCAGTAGAGTTAGCCTTTGAGGGCTTTCGTTTCAATGACTTGCAACGTTGGTTGTTACTGACTGAGAGTCCTTATAAGACGAAAACTTCGCAAGAATTCGACCGTATGGAAAATGCTAATTTCTTTAAAGAGAATGACCCGAAAGATGCAAGAGTTGCTAATTTCAGACAGGAAGTTATCTTGACTAGAGTCTTCGGTACAAAGCACTATTGGTTCCCATTACCAGATAATGATGTATACCTCTATCCCGGATTTGGACAGAACCCCGGTTGGTGA